A single genomic interval of Chitinophaga sp. 180180018-3 harbors:
- a CDS encoding superoxide dismutase, whose translation MAFTLPGLPYATDALEPNFDKLTMEIHHGKHHQAYVDNLNKAIAGTENENKSLEELVANAGKISPAVRNNGGGHWNHSFFWTSLAPNAGGTPSGKLAEAINSAFGSFEAFQEKFNTAGATRFGSGWAWLIVKDGKLEVTSTPNQDNPLMDVAEVKGTPVLGVDVWEHAYYLKYQNRRPEYLKAFWNVIDWKAVEKRYEAAK comes from the coding sequence ATGGCATTTACACTTCCGGGCTTACCTTACGCAACAGATGCGTTAGAGCCGAATTTCGATAAACTGACTATGGAAATTCACCATGGTAAGCACCACCAGGCTTATGTTGACAACCTGAACAAAGCGATAGCAGGTACTGAAAATGAGAACAAGTCACTGGAAGAGCTGGTTGCCAATGCTGGCAAAATCAGCCCTGCAGTAAGGAACAATGGTGGTGGTCACTGGAATCACAGTTTCTTCTGGACAAGCCTGGCACCTAATGCCGGCGGCACACCTTCCGGTAAACTGGCAGAAGCCATTAACAGCGCATTTGGTTCTTTTGAGGCATTCCAGGAGAAATTCAATACAGCAGGTGCTACCCGTTTCGGTTCCGGCTGGGCATGGCTGATCGTAAAAGACGGTAAACTGGAAGTTACTTCTACTCCTAATCAGGATAATCCGTTGATGGATGTAGCTGAAGTGAAAGGTACACCTGTCCTGGGCGTTGACGTTTGGGAACATGCTTATTACCTGAAATATCAGAACCGTCGTCCTGAATATCTGAAGGCATTCTGGAACGTTATCGACTGGAAAGCTGTTGAAAAGCGCTACGAAGCGGCGAAGTAA
- a CDS encoding Gfo/Idh/MocA family oxidoreductase: protein MPVNSNDGSRRGFINKVAKGVVGASLLPSILTAADKKRNIQSLSRLNEKYSANDQIQVALIGAGGMGTADANTAITVPGVKLVAACDLYDGRLADAKKKWGNDIYTTRSYQEILERKDIDAVIIAVPDFWHKDISVAAMNKGKSVYCEKPMVHDITEAPAVVEAQQRNGKVVYQVGSQGMSSLGNEKACQLLKDGAIGKLNYAEGFWARMSPTGAWQYPIPADASTKTVDWEAYLKNAPKRSFDPLRFFRWRNYRDYGTGVSGDLFVHLFSSLHLVTGSLGPNKVMATGGLRYWKDGREVPDIMLGMFDYPETEIHPAFNLSLRVNFVDGTGGTNYLRMVGSEGSMTVEWDKVTLYRNKNVVDENDPLAAANAAAANNGKTYAYHRAEMLPPDTTIYEAEKGYKGAHFDHFYNLFNAMRTGGKVAEDPTFGFRAAAPALLCNESYFNNKIIHWDPKNLKLA from the coding sequence ATGCCAGTAAATTCCAATGACGGATCCCGCCGGGGCTTTATCAATAAAGTTGCCAAAGGGGTAGTAGGCGCATCGTTGCTGCCAAGCATTCTGACTGCTGCCGATAAGAAAAGAAATATTCAATCACTTTCCCGCCTGAATGAGAAATACAGTGCCAATGACCAGATACAGGTAGCATTGATTGGTGCTGGTGGTATGGGTACTGCTGATGCCAATACGGCGATTACGGTGCCTGGTGTTAAGCTGGTGGCTGCCTGCGACTTATACGACGGACGCCTCGCGGATGCCAAAAAGAAATGGGGTAATGATATTTACACTACCCGCAGTTATCAGGAAATCCTGGAAAGAAAAGACATTGATGCGGTAATTATTGCCGTGCCTGACTTCTGGCATAAAGATATTTCCGTAGCAGCGATGAATAAGGGCAAATCGGTATACTGCGAAAAGCCGATGGTGCACGATATCACCGAGGCTCCGGCTGTAGTGGAAGCGCAGCAACGTAACGGAAAAGTGGTATACCAGGTGGGCAGTCAGGGTATGAGCTCCCTGGGTAACGAAAAAGCCTGCCAGCTGCTGAAAGATGGCGCCATTGGTAAATTGAACTATGCAGAAGGATTCTGGGCACGTATGTCGCCTACAGGAGCCTGGCAGTATCCAATTCCGGCTGATGCCTCAACTAAAACGGTAGATTGGGAAGCATACCTGAAAAATGCTCCCAAGAGAAGCTTCGACCCTTTACGCTTTTTCCGCTGGCGTAACTACAGGGATTACGGAACCGGTGTTTCCGGAGATCTCTTTGTACACCTCTTCTCCAGCCTGCACCTGGTAACAGGTTCCCTGGGCCCTAATAAAGTAATGGCCACTGGTGGTTTGCGCTACTGGAAAGATGGAAGGGAAGTACCTGATATCATGCTGGGTATGTTTGATTATCCTGAAACAGAAATACACCCTGCTTTTAACCTCTCACTCCGCGTAAACTTTGTAGATGGTACCGGTGGAACCAATTACCTGCGTATGGTTGGAAGCGAAGGCTCTATGACTGTTGAGTGGGATAAGGTAACACTTTACCGTAACAAAAACGTGGTGGATGAAAATGACCCGCTGGCTGCCGCCAACGCTGCTGCTGCCAACAACGGGAAAACATATGCTTACCATCGGGCAGAAATGCTGCCTCCGGATACCACCATATATGAGGCAGAGAAAGGCTATAAAGGTGCTCACTTCGACCACTTCTACAACCTGTTCAATGCTATGCGTACCGGTGGAAAAGTTGCAGAAGATCCTACATTCGGTTTCCGGGCAGCAGCTCCGGCATTGCTCTGTAACGAGAGCTATTTCAATAATAAGATCATACATTGGGATCCGAAGAATCTCAAATTGGCTTAG